A part of Acidimicrobiales bacterium genomic DNA contains:
- a CDS encoding acyl-CoA dehydrogenase family protein, with product MAPGLDRETLEMTLDAIRQFAERHLSDARILELDHLDECPLDVVRGMCSEDLGIQLLFIAEEYGGMGGGTIDVYRVCEAMARIDLGVATSVLATFLGSDPILVGATPEQKTLWLGRIANEGLLFAYGATEPEAGSDLAALKTTATPVEKDGEVVAYELNGRKQWISNGGIADACTILANAPGGPTWFIVDRDTPGFSSAKPEDKHGIRLSNTAALYLDGVMVEPDRLVGGVEGQGLWQAQLVFGYTRLMVAAFGLGGGWAALDRAIAYSTERIQAGGPLSEKQGYVHKLIVPHAAALEASRAVIEETAERIDAGEGSLNTEGAIAKYLATEAGCAAAEASIQALGGYGYTREYLVEKIKRDVRITTIYEGTSEIMEMTISRDRWQQHLKTRGQHYHDAARQLEALHAQLPHVGADAAALANHSLAEVLEWCRVGKLTRNQHILFRLGELISQAEGAAAAARRAARAAQGTLPEKGDRRLDAGGIATASRVFGRGAALKVAEEGLRWVRGAGGAADDRLGALEAALRLPEVHRVQGGLIDDMDHLADLLYGRAG from the coding sequence ATGGCGCCGGGGTTGGACCGAGAGACCCTCGAGATGACGCTCGACGCCATCAGGCAGTTCGCCGAGCGTCACCTCTCCGACGCCCGCATCCTCGAGCTCGACCACCTGGACGAGTGCCCGCTGGACGTCGTCCGGGGCATGTGCAGCGAGGACCTGGGCATCCAGCTGCTGTTCATCGCCGAGGAGTACGGCGGCATGGGTGGCGGCACCATCGACGTGTACCGGGTGTGCGAGGCCATGGCCCGTATCGACCTGGGCGTCGCCACCAGCGTGCTGGCCACGTTCCTCGGCAGCGACCCCATCCTGGTGGGTGCCACACCGGAGCAGAAGACCCTCTGGCTGGGCCGCATCGCCAACGAGGGCCTGCTGTTCGCCTACGGCGCCACCGAGCCGGAGGCCGGCAGCGACCTGGCAGCGCTGAAGACGACGGCCACGCCCGTCGAGAAGGACGGCGAGGTCGTCGCCTACGAGCTCAACGGGCGCAAGCAGTGGATCAGCAACGGGGGCATCGCCGACGCCTGCACGATCCTGGCCAACGCGCCGGGCGGCCCCACCTGGTTCATCGTCGACCGCGACACGCCCGGCTTCAGCTCGGCCAAGCCCGAGGACAAGCACGGCATCCGGCTCTCCAACACCGCGGCGCTGTACCTCGACGGCGTGATGGTGGAACCCGACCGCCTCGTGGGCGGGGTGGAGGGCCAGGGCCTGTGGCAGGCCCAGCTGGTGTTCGGCTACACGCGCCTGATGGTCGCCGCGTTCGGCCTCGGCGGGGGGTGGGCCGCCCTCGACCGGGCCATCGCCTACTCCACCGAGCGCATCCAGGCCGGTGGGCCCCTGTCGGAGAAGCAGGGCTACGTCCACAAGCTGATCGTCCCCCACGCCGCCGCCCTCGAGGCCTCCCGGGCCGTGATCGAGGAGACGGCCGAGCGCATCGACGCCGGCGAGGGCAGCCTCAACACCGAGGGCGCCATCGCCAAGTACTTGGCCACCGAAGCCGGCTGCGCCGCGGCCGAGGCCTCGATCCAGGCCCTCGGTGGCTACGGCTACACCCGCGAGTACCTGGTGGAGAAGATCAAGCGCGACGTGCGCATCACCACGATCTACGAGGGCACCTCGGAGATCATGGAGATGACGATCAGCCGCGACCGGTGGCAGCAGCACCTGAAGACCCGCGGACAGCACTACCACGACGCCGCCCGCCAGCTCGAGGCGCTGCACGCGCAGCTCCCGCACGTGGGCGCCGACGCCGCCGCCCTGGCGAACCACTCGCTGGCCGAGGTGCTCGAGTGGTGCCGGGTGGGCAAGCTCACCCGCAACCAGCACATCCTGTTCCGGCTGGGCGAGCTCATCTCCCAGGCCGAGGGCGCGGCCGCGGCCGCCCGGCGGGCCGCTCGCGCCGCCCAGGGCACCCTGCCCGAGAAGGGCGACCGCCGCCTCGACGCCGGCGGCATCGCCACCGCCTCCCGGGTGTTCGGGCGAGGAGCGGCGCTGAAGGTGGCCGAGGAGGGGCTGCGCTGGGTGCGGGGCGCCGGGGGCGCGGCCGACGACCGCCTGGGCGCGCTGGAGGCGGCCCTGCGGCTGCCCGAGGTGCACCGGGTGCAGGGCGGCCTGATCGACGACATGGACCACCTGGCCGACCTGCTCTACGGCCGGGCCGGCTGA